The stretch of DNA CGGATCCAGATTGAGTCGCGTCCGTTAATTTTATCTATCCGAAATTTTGAGGGGCGATGTCCGGAAATCGAAAAGTTGGTGTCGCCTGGAAAATACGGTTCTAGGGATTCGGGGTCGCTTTCAGGAGATTGGGATCGATCCCGATGCGCTCGGCGGCCTTGTTTGCTCCTTCGCGGAGCGTCGGTTGCTTTCGTTTCTCGGGGTCATGCTTACTGATCACGTCCCAATCCTGATTGAGGATAAGTCTCCGGACCAGCCAATCGAAGTGCTCGGATTTTTGTTGCTGAACCGGCTCCCAACCGGCATTGCGAAAGTCGTTTTCGATACGTTGCATGTGCTTATCTAGGGCGAAAACAAAAGCTTCCGTTACTTCCCGTTCTGCGTCGCTCCGAGAGTTGCCGATGGGGCTCCATGCCCAATTAAAGCGGAACGTGAAATCAACATGCTCAAGATCGAGTGGATAACTGGCAGATCGACCGCCTAAAAGCCAGTCACATCGTTCGGCAAGGCTTGGACTAGTTTCCCACCCACGGAGTGTCCTAAGAGCTACTACCTTTACCCAGTCAAATGATACTGAGTAGTATTCTGCCCAGTCGTCAATCGCGATTACAAGACCGTCGAGTGCTGGGTTCGATAGATTCACCTCGGCCATGTACCAGTCGATAAATTCGGGGGACGAGAGCGTTTCCGCAACGTGCTTATCAGATGCGCCCATCGGCGGTCTGGACGCCGATGGTTTCGTAGTGCGTGGCTGCTTCTTTCCAGTTTTTGTCGCGGGCCTTGTCTTCCAAAGGAGCTTGTACTCTGGCCAGACGCGCTCAGCGAGGCAGTCTAAGACTTCGGGTGCCATCCGCTTGATCGCCACAAAAAACGACCATCGAGCAGATTCTCGGGATCCCTCAGGGTCCGTATAAGGCAGGGATCGATACCGCTCCTTACCGGGTCCTCTTCTGCGTCGAGCCGTCACTCCGGTCTCCCCGCCCAGGTTCGCTGCTGATGTCCATCGACCGAAGCCAAGTGACACGAACCCAGACGGGGGAAAGCTCCGCTGGAGTGATCAAGATGTGGGGTTCGATCAAAGGACATCAGCACCAGAGATGGTGCCGAATGGTGATCGAATTGCACTCAATAAAAATCTGGTTCTGCGGGGGGCTACGCCAGGTCCCTCAGAGTCTCTGAGCGCCCCCAGCCTCGTCCCGGTGTTCGTTCTCCGAGGCGGCGAGTCGTCTCAATTTCAATCCACGCGGTGACGACCTGGCTTCGGAGAGAGGTCAGGTGAGCACGGCTCCGGAGGAAGCCGTGAAGGTCTCTTCGAGCGTGGTCGCGCCGTTTGTCTTGCTGCTGTGTGCTTCGATGCGTCAGGCCGAGACAGAACCGACACCCGATGCGTTCGCCAGGAAGGTCCAAATAGAGCTTCACAGCCCGTCTGGAGCACCCGGAGACCGGACATCGAGCAATCCACCAGTGGCCGCCGTACCGAGTTCGCACGGGGTCGAGATGAATCTCGGTGAGATACGGAGATTCGTCCGGGCGGGTGATTACGATCTTGAGATCCCGGGTCCGGTCGTCCCGTGGTGCCGTGATGAGGAGGATCGCGCTGGCCAGAGCCTGCCCAGTGCCGATGGTCCACTCACAGGTGCAAACAGTGTCCTCATCCCGGAATGCCCCGCCACGGGCAAGCTCGGAGAGATAGATTCGAGGAGTGGCCTCGACCAGGCCACGCTTGGTGTGCCCGCGCCAGCGAGTTGATCCCGGACCGCCCACAGCTCCACCCCCCGAATTTTCCTAGAGGGGTTATTATACGGTAATTTAGTAGGGAATTCGACCCAGATGGGCCTTTGTATAGAAGGGTGAAGAGGTTGGTTGGCTTGGTGAAGCGGGGCGGGATCGAGCTGGCTGGGCGGAGTCGAACGCAGTCGGGTCGTGCCCCCCCTCGAATCAAATGAACCGTTCCGTTTTCGGGACCATGTAATAGACAGACCTGGAGTTGAGCCAAACAATCCAACTCGGCAGGAGATCACGATGAATGAAAGCCCCTCGGATGGAACCAGCATCGGACCCTACCAATTCTTCATGCTGGGACTCTGCATTGCCCGGCACTAAGCTCCCAAGTTCAAGCGGGAGGAGCGGCAATGCCCGACGACACTAAGAACCCTTCTGACGACCCGAACGATTCCACGCGCTGGGCCGACCGTGTCGCGGACGAAGTGCGTGACGCAGGTCGAGCGGTCGCAGATGCATATCAGCACCTACTCGCTGGCAGAAACCTTCGACGTAGGCCGCGATACGGGAACCCAGGTCTCGAAGCTCTACGACGGGATCTTCCAGTTCAATAAGAAACTCGACCGAGTGATCTTCACGGTCTCCGACGACAACACGGTGCCACCGCGAAAGCTGCCCGCAGCGTACTACTGAGTCGGGGCTTGCGGGGCCATCGCCACGAAAGGAACATCATCGTGACCCTCGTGGCGATGGCGAAGCGACATTCGCGAGCCGGCGAGCGCTCGACGTTGGCATGCTACGCTGGCACGATTCACTTGCGAGGACCCTCACATGTCGATCCCCCACAACGCATCAACTCGCCTCTGCCTGGCGCTCGTCGGCACGAGCCTGGCTCTCGCCTGCACGTCGCCCATCAAGACTGCGTTCGACAGTGATCCCGATGTCGACATGTCGGCGTACAAGACCTATGCGTGGATTGACGACGCCGGCCCGCAGGAGTCGGGCGCGCAACAGGGGCCCTACGTGAGCGGCCTGGACGACCAGCGGATCCGCCGCGAAGTAGACGGCCAGCTGCAGGCCAAGGGCTACGTTCCGAGCGACAGATCACGGGCCGATCTGATCGTGCGCTACGGCGTCCACACGGAAGAGAAAATACGAGTGACCGAAACGCCCGGTCGATCGACGTACTACCGCGGAGGCTACCGCTACGGGGGCTGGTACACGAGTTCGCACGTAAACGTGCAGAAGTACACCAAGGGAACCATGACGATCGAGTTCTTCGATCGCAAGACGAAGGACGCGCTGTGGGCCGGCTGGGGCTCCAGGCGACTGTCGAAATCCAATGACCGTGAGGACGTCATCAAGGAAGCCGTGCAGAAGATCCTCGAGCCGCTTCCCGCGAGGATGTAGCGAAAGGTTCGCCGCCTAGATCGTCGGCCTTCACGTGATAGAATCGCTGGGTACCCCAGCGATTCTTGCGAGAGGAGCCCGTCAACTTGGCGACCACCCAGAACGGTTCCGAAACCGTATACCGATCCTGTCCCATCTGCGAAGCCAGCTGTGGCTTGACCCTGGAGGTCGATCGGGCAGCGAAGAAGATTCTCAGCATTCGCGGCGACGACGACGACCCGCGCAGCCGCGGATACGTCTGTCCCAAGGCCACCGCGGCCAAGGGTATCTATGAGGATCCAGAGCGCCTGACCCGCCCTTTGCGCAAAACGCCAGCGGGTTGGGAAGCAATTTCCTGGGAAGAAGCATACCGATACGCCGGTGAGCGCCTGGCGGCAATCAAGCAAGCCCACGGCAAGGATTCGATCGCCACCTACATTGGCAACCCCATCGGGCACTGCGTGTCGGGCATGTTGGCGGTGCCGATGTACATCCAGGCGATGGACAGTGAGCGGCTGTTTTCTGCCGCCACCATGGACCAACAGCCCAAGAATCTCACCAGCAGCATCCTCTATGGGGATATGTGGGCGATCTCCATTCCCGACATTCAACGCACCCAGTACATGCTTTCTCTCGGAGGGAACCAACTTGTTTCCCAGGGCAGCCTGATGTCGGCACCCAACGTGAAACAGGAGATCGCTGATCTTCAAGCCCGGGGTGGGCGCTTCGTGGTGATGGATCCACGCCGTACCGAGACGGCGGAGTTCGCTGACGAACATCACTTCATCATCCCGGGCAGCGACGCATTGTTCTTGTTCGCCCTGGTCAACGTGCTGTTTGCGGAAGAACTCACGGATCTCGGTCGCCTCGGCGATTTTACCGACGGTGTAGAACGCGTGCGCGAATTGTCGCAACCCTTTTCGCCCGAGGATGTCGCCACAGCGACGGGTGTGTCGGCAAATACGATTCGCCGCATCGCCCGTGACTTTGCCGGGGCAGAGCGCGCCGTCTGTTATGGGCGTATCGGCACGTGCACCCAGGAGTTCGGAACCCTCGCCAGTTGGCTTGTTGACGTTGTGAACGTGCTGACCGGGAATCTAGACCGCGAAGGCGGATCGATGTTTCCGCGACCGGCGACCGGTCAGGCCGAGCACTACTTGTGGGACGGTTCGGAATTGCACATGGGCCGCTGGCATTCTCGCGTGCGGGGACTTCCCGAATACGAAGGCCAGCTCCCGGTCGCGGTCTTTGCCGAAGAACTCGAGGAAGCTGCGGCAGGTGAAGAGCGCGCTCGGGCCCTGATCACGGTGTGCGGCAATCCAGTGCTCTCATCACCCAACGGTGAACGTCTCGCTGCGGCCATGGGCGAACTCGACTTCATGGTATCGATCGATATCTATCTAAATGAAACCACTCGCCACGCGGATCTGATCTTGCCCACGACCGTGCAGCTGGAACATGCAAATTACGATTTCCTATTTGCCGGTACCGCGATTCGAAACTTCGCACGTTACTCGCCCAAAATCTTCGAGGCGGAAGCGGGCTTGCCCGACCTCGGCGAAGTTCTGCTCGAAGTTGCAGCGCGCACCAATGGGACCGAGGGATCGGTGCTCGATATGATGTTGTTCGAGGGCATGCTCGCCACCTTTGTCGGCATTCCCAACACCCCGTGCGCCAATGTTTCAATCGACGATGCCCGAGCCAAGCTTGGCAGCCAGTCGGGAATTGAACGCATGCTCGACTTGATGATTCGCTCGGGTCCCTACGGCGACGCGTTCGACGACGCAGCCTCGGGCTTGAACCTCGCGAAGGTCCGCGCTGTCGATCACGCGATCGATCTCGGTCCGCTCACCCAGCGTCTGCCGGAGATCATCCGCAAGGACCACGGCCGACTGAAACTCGTGCATGAAATTTTCGAGAAAGACATCGAGCGACTACAGCGAGGTCTGGCCGAACGCCGAGACCCGGATCGCCTGGTGCTGGTCGGCCGACGTCAGCTGCGCAACATGAATTCCTGGCTCCACAATCTTTCCAACCTTGCCAAGGGGCCCGAGCGCTGCACCTTGTTGGTGAATTCAAAGGACGCCGAGCGGTTGGGCATCAGCGATGGGGGCACCGCCAAGATTACGGCGCGTGCCGGAAGCGTTACGGCACCCGTGAAAGTCAGCGATGAGATGATGCCCGGGGTGGTGAGTTTGCCGCATGGGTTCGGACATCGGGAATCTGATACCAGGTTGAGCGTCGCCAATTCGAAGCAGCCCGGGGCCAACGTAAATCAGCTGCTGGATGAGTTCAGCATGGATGTTCCCTCTAGTACCAGCGTGGCCAATGGGATAGTGGTGAAGGTTTCGCCAGCGTAGACCCGCGATCAATCAAGGTAGCCGAGTGCGCGCAGTCGTCGGCGATCCTCCTCGCTCAGTTCCGGAGAGAGTTGGCGATGGGTGGCCAGCGTCTCGCTCAGCTCGGTGATGCGATCGCGATG from Myxococcales bacterium encodes:
- a CDS encoding DUF4136 domain-containing protein, whose product is MSIPHNASTRLCLALVGTSLALACTSPIKTAFDSDPDVDMSAYKTYAWIDDAGPQESGAQQGPYVSGLDDQRIRREVDGQLQAKGYVPSDRSRADLIVRYGVHTEEKIRVTETPGRSTYYRGGYRYGGWYTSSHVNVQKYTKGTMTIEFFDRKTKDALWAGWGSRRLSKSNDREDVIKEAVQKILEPLPARM
- a CDS encoding molybdopterin-dependent oxidoreductase, giving the protein MATTQNGSETVYRSCPICEASCGLTLEVDRAAKKILSIRGDDDDPRSRGYVCPKATAAKGIYEDPERLTRPLRKTPAGWEAISWEEAYRYAGERLAAIKQAHGKDSIATYIGNPIGHCVSGMLAVPMYIQAMDSERLFSAATMDQQPKNLTSSILYGDMWAISIPDIQRTQYMLSLGGNQLVSQGSLMSAPNVKQEIADLQARGGRFVVMDPRRTETAEFADEHHFIIPGSDALFLFALVNVLFAEELTDLGRLGDFTDGVERVRELSQPFSPEDVATATGVSANTIRRIARDFAGAERAVCYGRIGTCTQEFGTLASWLVDVVNVLTGNLDREGGSMFPRPATGQAEHYLWDGSELHMGRWHSRVRGLPEYEGQLPVAVFAEELEEAAAGEERARALITVCGNPVLSSPNGERLAAAMGELDFMVSIDIYLNETTRHADLILPTTVQLEHANYDFLFAGTAIRNFARYSPKIFEAEAGLPDLGEVLLEVAARTNGTEGSVLDMMLFEGMLATFVGIPNTPCANVSIDDARAKLGSQSGIERMLDLMIRSGPYGDAFDDAASGLNLAKVRAVDHAIDLGPLTQRLPEIIRKDHGRLKLVHEIFEKDIERLQRGLAERRDPDRLVLVGRRQLRNMNSWLHNLSNLAKGPERCTLLVNSKDAERLGISDGGTAKITARAGSVTAPVKVSDEMMPGVVSLPHGFGHRESDTRLSVANSKQPGANVNQLLDEFSMDVPSSTSVANGIVVKVSPA